Proteins from one Listeria innocua genomic window:
- a CDS encoding F0F1 ATP synthase subunit epsilon, whose protein sequence is MKLKIVSPMGQFFEGDVEGFVINTKEGQQTVLEEHIDCLSFFDYSEIIILDSAATEPIFVALGYLHLVQNEANIMAQYASKDANQAERIFERLNKRKQMENRRIT, encoded by the coding sequence ATGAAACTTAAAATCGTCTCGCCGATGGGGCAATTTTTTGAAGGTGATGTTGAGGGCTTTGTTATTAACACTAAAGAAGGTCAGCAAACTGTATTAGAAGAACACATCGATTGTTTAAGTTTTTTCGACTATAGTGAAATCATCATTTTAGATAGTGCAGCTACAGAGCCTATCTTTGTTGCCCTCGGTTATTTACATCTCGTTCAAAATGAAGCGAATATCATGGCTCAGTATGCTTCAAAAGATGCCAATCAAGCTGAACGAATTTTTGAAAGGCTCAACAAACGAAAACAAATGGAGAACAGGAGGATCACATGA